A window from Pseudoliparis swirei isolate HS2019 ecotype Mariana Trench chromosome 17, NWPU_hadal_v1, whole genome shotgun sequence encodes these proteins:
- the zgc:171482 gene encoding zinc finger protein, translating into MVVGEESLPLRKSQMKMKSAAVVDGGLFTESYCNICNAQLISESQRTAHYESKKHANKVRLFYMLHPEDGGPPSKRLRPDNPDCAETEVDRNKCCTLCNMFFTSAIVAQSHYQGKTHAKRVRLVLGEPTSLPTAMTSPTNTDSSPSTPLPTDPAGCPTPTPDLAWPLAGVGGNGGREAGKYCCLCGAWFNNPLMAQQHYEGKKHRRNAARARLLEQLAGSLDATESTGLRSSYSCSVCSVVLNSIEQYHAHLQGSKHQNNLKPHQQ; encoded by the exons ATGGTGGTCGGAGAGGAGTCGCTGCCTCTGCGCAAG tctcagatgaagatgaagtctgCGGCCGTCGTGGATGGAGGCTTGTTCACAGAGAGCTATTGTAACATCTGTAATGCCCAGCTCATCTCCGAGTCCCAGCGCACCGCTCACTATGAG AGTAAGAAGCATGCCAACAAGGTGCGTCTGTTCTACATGCTTCACCCCGAAGATGGAGGACCACCTTCCAAGAGACTGCGGCCAGATAACCCA GACTGTGCAGAGACAGAAGTGGACAGGAACAAGTGCTGTACCTTGTGTAATATGTTCTTCACCTCCGCTATTGTGGCCCAGTCGCACTACCAGGGCAAAACCCACGCCAAAAGAGTCCGCCTGGTGCTGGGGGAGCCGACCAGCCTTCCCACAGCCATGACCAGCCCGACAAACACAG ATTCCTCCCCTTCCACCCCGCTGCCCACAGACCCCGCTGGGTGCCCTACTCCTACCCCTGACCTGGCTTGGCCCTTGGCAGGGGTCGGCGGAAACGGCGGGAGAGAGGCCGGGAAGTACTGCTGCCTGTGTGGAGCCTGGTTCAACAACCCGCTGATGGCCCAGCAGCACTACGAGGGCAAGAAACACCGCAGGAACGCAGCCCGAGCGCGCCTCCTGGAGCAGCTAGCGGGCAGTCTGGATGCCACGGAGAGCACAG GGCTGCGCAGTAGTTACTCTTGCAGTGTCTGCAGTGTGGTCCTCAACTCCATCGAGCAGTACCATGCACACCTCCAGGGCTCCAAGCACCAGAACAA